Proteins from a genomic interval of Paenibacillus sp. FSL H8-0048:
- a CDS encoding ABC transporter ATP-binding protein/permease, which yields MLQLKNITKSYKTGEFTQVALDKVNLNFRESEFVAILGQSGSGKTTLLNIVGGLDQYDSGELIINGQSTERFKDSEWDAYRNNSVGFIFQSYNLISHLSITDNVEMGMTLSGVSSAEKHRKALEVLEKVGLKDHVHKKPNQLSGGQMQRVAIARALANNPDIILADEPTGALDSETSEQIMELIKSIAEDKLVIMVTHNPELAENYADRIIRFSDGHAISDSNPLAAQKTSSAYKLKQTSMSFFTALKLSGKNISTKKWRTGLTAFASSIGIIGIALILSLSNGFDKQISSYETGALSNFPVSINQTAINLQNAGPPGKEATELTSYPTEKKLYPYDPTVNSAMHVNVLTKEYMQYLDGIDPKLLDGVAYTRSVKMNMLVKDGDKAVALDTSKITVAPYPSKQDSASGSYLEQYYDLLEGTFPAEKTDLVLIVDQYNRMTKAEVDALGLDYEAKSINLSDLVGKPVKLIMNNDYYKKNGEQFVVNAPGGNMNDLYDSPKAVTLKIAGVLRAQEGSRISTLSPGLVYSDELAASFIADAKESEIVLAQEKADINVLTGQGLSDGLTGSGSTGPMGGSAMMNAGQAAAAGMASPTKENALAALGATDIPTAVSLYPIDFSAKESVNAYLDKWNEGKAAEDQVQYTDLAAIVTNISGGIMDGITMVLIAFAAISLVVSLIMIAIITYISVMERTKEIGVLRALGARKKDITRVFNAETFIIGACSGILGIGITYLLTIPVNAVLYNLTELKNVAQLNPLHALILGIISVLLTMLGGAIPAKMAAKKDPVAALRSE from the coding sequence ATGCTGCAATTAAAAAACATCACCAAGAGCTATAAGACCGGCGAATTCACTCAAGTCGCACTGGATAAAGTAAATCTCAATTTCAGAGAAAGTGAGTTCGTTGCGATTCTGGGCCAGAGCGGCTCAGGCAAGACCACGCTGCTCAACATCGTCGGCGGACTGGATCAGTATGACAGCGGAGAGCTGATCATTAACGGCCAATCGACGGAGCGCTTCAAGGACAGCGAGTGGGATGCGTACCGGAATAACAGTGTCGGCTTTATTTTTCAGAGCTATAATCTGATCTCACACTTAAGCATCACGGACAACGTGGAGATGGGGATGACGCTCAGCGGGGTATCTTCAGCCGAGAAGCACCGTAAGGCGCTGGAGGTACTGGAGAAGGTTGGCCTTAAGGATCATGTGCACAAAAAGCCGAACCAGCTCTCCGGCGGACAGATGCAGCGTGTAGCCATCGCCCGGGCGCTCGCGAACAATCCCGATATTATCCTGGCCGATGAGCCTACCGGGGCCTTGGATTCGGAGACGAGTGAGCAGATCATGGAGCTGATCAAGTCGATTGCCGAGGATAAGCTCGTCATTATGGTTACCCATAACCCGGAGCTGGCAGAGAATTATGCAGACCGCATCATCCGCTTCTCAGACGGTCATGCGATCTCGGACAGCAATCCGCTGGCAGCGCAGAAGACCTCAAGTGCGTACAAGCTGAAGCAGACAAGCATGAGCTTTTTCACTGCCCTGAAATTATCCGGCAAAAATATTTCCACCAAGAAATGGCGCACGGGGTTAACCGCTTTTGCCTCCAGTATCGGAATTATCGGTATTGCTCTGATTCTGTCCCTGTCTAATGGCTTCGACAAACAGATCAGCTCCTATGAGACCGGGGCCTTATCCAACTTCCCGGTCTCCATCAACCAGACAGCGATCAACTTGCAGAATGCGGGCCCTCCCGGCAAAGAAGCCACGGAGCTTACCTCATACCCGACAGAGAAAAAGCTCTACCCGTATGACCCTACTGTCAACTCCGCTATGCATGTGAATGTGCTGACCAAGGAGTATATGCAGTATCTGGACGGGATTGATCCTAAGCTGCTGGACGGCGTGGCGTACACCCGCAGTGTGAAGATGAACATGCTGGTCAAGGATGGGGATAAGGCAGTGGCCCTGGATACCAGCAAAATCACCGTGGCTCCGTATCCCAGCAAACAGGATAGTGCTTCGGGAAGCTACCTGGAGCAGTACTATGACCTGCTGGAAGGAACCTTCCCTGCAGAGAAGACAGATCTGGTGCTTATCGTGGATCAATACAACCGTATGACCAAGGCGGAAGTGGATGCGCTCGGGCTGGACTATGAAGCCAAGAGCATCAATCTTAGCGATCTGGTCGGCAAGCCGGTGAAGCTGATCATGAACAACGATTATTATAAAAAGAACGGCGAACAGTTCGTGGTCAATGCTCCAGGCGGGAATATGAATGATCTTTACGACAGCCCTAAGGCGGTTACGCTTAAAATCGCTGGTGTGCTGCGCGCACAGGAAGGGTCGAGAATCTCAACGCTGTCGCCCGGTCTGGTCTACTCCGACGAGCTGGCGGCCTCCTTCATTGCTGATGCGAAGGAATCCGAGATTGTCCTGGCCCAAGAGAAGGCAGATATCAATGTGTTAACGGGACAGGGGCTGTCGGATGGCCTTACAGGCTCGGGTTCAACCGGCCCGATGGGCGGGTCTGCTATGATGAACGCGGGACAGGCTGCTGCTGCCGGTATGGCTTCTCCCACGAAGGAGAATGCGCTTGCCGCTCTGGGAGCTACCGATATCCCGACAGCAGTCTCACTGTATCCGATTGATTTCAGTGCGAAGGAATCCGTAAATGCTTATCTGGACAAATGGAATGAAGGCAAAGCGGCGGAGGATCAGGTGCAATATACTGACCTTGCAGCGATTGTGACGAATATTTCCGGCGGAATTATGGACGGGATTACGATGGTGCTGATTGCTTTTGCGGCGATTTCTCTGGTGGTATCCCTGATCATGATTGCGATCATTACTTATATTTCCGTGATGGAACGTACGAAGGAGATCGGCGTATTGCGTGCACTGGGTGCCCGTAAGAAGGATATCACGCGGGTGTTCAATGCCGAGACCTTTATTATCGGGGCTTGCTCGGGGATTCTGGGCATCGGCATCACTTATCTGCTGACCATCCCGGTCAATGCGGTCCTCTACAACCTGACGGAGCTGAAAAATGTGGCCCAGCTGAATCCGCTCCACGCGCTCATTCTGGGTATCATCAGCGTGCTGCTGACCATGCTCGGCGGTGCTATCCCGGCCAAGATGGCGGCGAAGAAGGACCCGGTGGCTGCTCTGCGCAGTGAATAA
- a CDS encoding response regulator transcription factor has product MFTILVVEDDAKLRQLFCTVLTRHGYRAVPAMNGEDALEMLDKEYIDLMICDIMMPVMDGFELTRMIRDNNSQLPVLMVTARETFADKQQGFLVGIDDYMVKPVNVNEMILRVGALLRRAKIISERKIEWAETVLDYDTLTVIQGPESIVLPQKEFYLLYKMVSYPNKIFTKQQLMDEIWGMDSESDEHTVVVHINRLRERFRDNPDFEIVTVRGLGYKVVKRG; this is encoded by the coding sequence ATGTTTACTATTCTTGTAGTCGAGGACGACGCCAAGCTGCGGCAGCTCTTCTGCACTGTACTGACCAGGCACGGCTACCGCGCGGTTCCGGCCATGAATGGCGAGGATGCGCTGGAGATGCTGGATAAGGAATATATCGATCTGATGATCTGCGATATTATGATGCCCGTGATGGACGGCTTTGAGCTGACACGGATGATCCGGGACAACAACAGCCAGCTTCCGGTCCTGATGGTGACGGCGCGGGAGACTTTTGCCGATAAGCAGCAGGGCTTTCTCGTTGGCATCGATGATTATATGGTCAAGCCGGTCAATGTGAATGAGATGATTCTGCGTGTCGGGGCGCTGCTGCGCAGGGCCAAAATCATCAGTGAACGCAAAATCGAATGGGCAGAAACGGTGCTGGACTATGATACACTAACCGTGATTCAGGGGCCTGAGAGCATCGTGCTGCCGCAGAAGGAATTCTATCTCCTCTATAAAATGGTCTCTTACCCGAATAAAATCTTCACCAAGCAGCAGCTCATGGATGAAATCTGGGGGATGGACTCCGAATCGGATGAGCATACGGTGGTGGTCCACATTAACCGGCTGCGGGAGCGCTTCCGGGACAACCCGGATTTTGAAATTGTCACGGTCAGAGGGCTGGGCTATAAGGTGGTGAAACGGGGATGA
- a CDS encoding HAMP domain-containing sensor histidine kinase, with translation MIRGRNRGLWWYFVSMVFVIILFFVLILSVLAYLYFRVGNNTIGHRNMFPPVLMVMLFSVVIGTTISIMVGKKILAPITDFSRAAKEIARGNFDIYLNESHRVDEISEVAHHFNLMVQELRSIETLRNDFVVNVSHEFKTPIAAIEGYAMLLQEENLSKAEHDEYTGMIIESSRQLSNLSGNILKISKLENQEMLSELAEYPLDEQLRQALLLLESLWSAKQLNLEIELDEQRYYGNEELMMQVWLNVLGNAIKFTPEGGTISVALRPDGAWISVVIADTGIGMTPKVRKHIFEKFYQGDPARSAGGNGLGLPLAARIISLSKGTIEVRSEPGQGSAFTIKLPRGGA, from the coding sequence ATGATCCGGGGGAGAAACCGAGGGCTATGGTGGTATTTCGTCTCGATGGTGTTCGTGATTATTCTGTTCTTTGTATTGATTCTGTCTGTGCTGGCGTACCTGTATTTCCGGGTAGGGAATAATACCATTGGGCACCGTAATATGTTCCCGCCCGTGCTCATGGTGATGCTGTTCAGCGTGGTCATCGGGACTACGATCAGTATTATGGTCGGCAAAAAAATCCTGGCCCCGATCACAGACTTCAGCCGCGCCGCCAAAGAGATTGCCAGGGGCAACTTCGACATCTACTTGAATGAGTCGCACCGTGTGGATGAGATCAGTGAAGTGGCGCATCACTTCAACCTTATGGTTCAGGAGCTGCGCAGCATCGAGACCCTGCGCAATGACTTCGTGGTGAATGTGTCTCACGAGTTCAAGACGCCTATTGCGGCGATTGAAGGGTACGCCATGCTGCTGCAGGAGGAGAATCTGAGCAAGGCGGAGCACGACGAATACACCGGAATGATTATCGAGAGCTCACGGCAGCTGTCCAATCTGTCCGGTAACATCCTCAAGATATCCAAGCTGGAGAACCAGGAGATGCTCTCAGAGCTGGCCGAATATCCGCTGGACGAGCAGCTCCGCCAAGCACTTCTGCTGCTGGAATCCCTCTGGTCTGCCAAGCAGCTGAATCTGGAGATTGAGCTGGATGAACAGCGGTATTACGGCAACGAAGAGCTGATGATGCAGGTGTGGCTTAATGTGCTGGGCAATGCGATCAAGTTCACGCCGGAGGGCGGAACGATCTCGGTCGCGCTCCGCCCGGACGGAGCCTGGATCTCGGTGGTCATCGCGGACACCGGCATCGGCATGACCCCGAAGGTGCGCAAGCACATCTTCGAGAAGTTCTACCAGGGCGACCCCGCCCGCTCCGCTGGAGGCAACGGCCTCGGCCTGCCGCTGGCCGCGCGCATCATCAGCCTGAGCAAAGGCACCATCGAGGTGCGCAGCGAGCCGGGCCAGGGCTCGGCGTTCACGATCAAGCTGCCGCGGGGAGGGGCTTGA
- a CDS encoding RAP domain-containing protein — translation MGFVEEHQRWLEYHKKRRAGERLDRLDRGHRHGEQMFVERVWWPIFGNLDELHPEYEVADWRGRPYFVDFVWKPGQVKFAIEIKGYGPHVQNTDRTRYRQELNREMYLQIAGYRVIAIPYDDLESAPEQTISLLKALLTPCLLKTRSEGSGQLSRIERDMLHMASRKNGMIRPVDVVKGLGIDPRTVKKNLNSLCDKGKLTPVLMQGSNRICRYELVPSIMDNELW, via the coding sequence ATGGGATTTGTTGAAGAGCATCAGAGATGGCTGGAGTATCATAAGAAACGCAGGGCAGGGGAACGTCTGGACCGGCTGGACCGGGGGCACCGGCATGGGGAGCAAATGTTTGTAGAGCGGGTATGGTGGCCGATTTTCGGTAACCTGGATGAACTGCATCCCGAGTACGAGGTAGCAGACTGGCGGGGCAGGCCGTATTTTGTGGATTTTGTGTGGAAGCCGGGACAGGTTAAGTTCGCTATCGAGATCAAGGGATATGGGCCGCATGTTCAGAATACGGACCGCACCCGTTACCGTCAGGAGCTGAACCGGGAGATGTATCTGCAAATTGCCGGATACCGCGTCATCGCCATCCCCTACGATGATCTGGAATCCGCACCGGAGCAGACCATCTCCCTGCTGAAAGCTTTGCTAACCCCATGTTTGTTGAAAACCCGTTCTGAGGGGAGTGGCCAATTGTCGAGGATAGAGCGTGACATGCTGCACATGGCGAGCCGAAAGAATGGGATGATCCGGCCGGTGGATGTGGTGAAGGGGCTTGGGATTGATCCACGAACGGTGAAGAAAAACTTGAATAGTTTGTGTGACAAAGGCAAACTTACACCTGTTTTGATGCAAGGAAGTAATAGAATCTGTCGGTATGAGCTTGTTCCATCTATTATGGATAATGAGTTATGGTAG
- a CDS encoding Gfo/Idh/MocA family protein: MPVNFSIIGGGGFRAQYYLRIARSLPDMFRISGLVVRDRAQGQAIEAGWGVQTYRSLDELLRSEDPDFAVVSVGGGAAMNYLYRLAEIGLPALTETPPASTLEELEQLHKELTVHGAWIQVAEQYPYHPVQEARLSLIRSGRLGRITETTVSVSHLYHGASLLRRMLGIGFEEAVIRGMRFASSWVGGPTRSGPPAEDKLIPLQRDLAWLDFGDRLGIYDFTKDQHRSWTRSNHLSVRGERGEIFDNRVLLQQENLVPLQMELKRINRGEQENAEGYYLQGIICGEQWLYTNPFIPARLYDDELAIASCLDKMALYAAGGPSFYGLEEASQDVYLGKMIEKAIESGEAIRTERMCWAEGK; encoded by the coding sequence ATGCCCGTTAACTTCAGTATTATCGGCGGAGGGGGATTCCGCGCACAATATTATCTGCGAATTGCCCGTTCATTGCCGGACATGTTCCGGATTAGCGGTCTTGTGGTCAGGGACCGGGCTCAGGGACAGGCGATAGAAGCGGGGTGGGGCGTTCAGACGTACCGTTCCCTTGACGAGCTGCTGCGAAGTGAGGACCCGGATTTCGCAGTGGTCTCTGTCGGCGGCGGGGCGGCAATGAACTATTTGTACCGGCTTGCAGAGATTGGCCTTCCAGCGTTGACAGAGACACCGCCTGCCTCCACTCTGGAGGAGCTGGAGCAGCTGCATAAGGAGCTGACCGTGCACGGAGCCTGGATACAAGTCGCAGAGCAGTACCCGTACCATCCGGTTCAGGAGGCTAGGCTATCGCTGATCCGCTCTGGCAGGCTGGGCAGAATCACCGAGACAACGGTCTCCGTATCGCATCTGTATCATGGGGCAAGCCTGCTCCGCAGGATGCTTGGCATCGGGTTCGAGGAGGCGGTCATTCGGGGGATGCGGTTCGCCTCCAGTTGGGTAGGCGGACCTACCCGCAGCGGTCCTCCGGCTGAAGACAAGCTGATCCCGCTGCAACGGGATTTGGCCTGGCTGGATTTCGGAGACCGCTTAGGCATTTATGATTTCACCAAGGACCAGCACAGGTCCTGGACCCGCTCGAATCACCTTAGTGTGCGCGGAGAACGCGGGGAGATCTTCGACAACCGGGTGCTGCTCCAGCAGGAGAACCTGGTGCCTCTGCAAATGGAGCTGAAGCGCATTAACAGAGGGGAGCAGGAGAATGCTGAAGGCTATTACCTTCAGGGGATTATTTGCGGAGAGCAATGGCTGTACACTAATCCGTTCATCCCTGCCCGGCTGTACGATGACGAGCTCGCCATTGCGTCCTGTCTGGACAAGATGGCCCTCTATGCCGCTGGCGGCCCTAGCTTCTACGGACTGGAGGAAGCCTCGCAGGACGTATACCTCGGCAAGATGATTGAGAAGGCCATCGAGTCCGGCGAAGCCATAAGAACTGAGCGGATGTGCTGGGCGGAGGGGAAGTAG
- a CDS encoding response regulator transcription factor, with amino-acid sequence MWKIAIIDDERQVLQGMKRAIPWEELGAEWAGEALNGEDGLAMIRATCPDIVITDIYMPVMSGLEMLEQLRNEGFKGKIIILSGYSDFEHARQALRLQVSDYVSKPISLPTLRTILHKVIEELLGEQEKVIRQGELELKMMLYEPFVEKEWVRSAAVGTLEPSYRNNSHLPPSYHYWLDGRHASIGIELIRDDRASSFSVSDWNLFRFAVSNIACEVTRKHYANMEYTELNSYRALLIIHPEGECTQQLEELATRLVDSIHSYLRLMVRIGIGGLKDTWTKIPESTEEAFRAMDHGALRISPAYEVYCYRESHSSGQDRGVLFPVKFSYKLAAAMKASQEAEAQQLVYGYITELQAQQGVSASYVQMLGSELWGIITYSLYESGFVLDDLFTNDQIAQEIGNLAVPDQLASWLSAKITAICASRQWKGSSKHRQVVDFMTNYIHEHYAEELTLADLSDKVFISRNHLSIIFKNITGETFNNYLTRVRIEKARELLMERNMLVYEVAERVGYKNIPYFSTLFKKITGMNPTELIK; translated from the coding sequence ATGTGGAAGATCGCTATTATTGACGATGAGCGGCAGGTACTTCAGGGGATGAAGCGGGCGATTCCATGGGAGGAGTTGGGCGCAGAATGGGCCGGTGAGGCGCTTAACGGGGAAGACGGTCTGGCGATGATCCGTGCAACCTGCCCGGACATTGTAATCACGGATATCTATATGCCGGTGATGAGCGGCCTGGAGATGCTGGAGCAATTAAGGAACGAGGGCTTCAAGGGCAAAATTATTATTCTAAGCGGATATTCAGACTTCGAGCATGCCAGACAAGCCCTCCGGCTTCAGGTCAGTGACTACGTCTCCAAGCCGATCAGTCTGCCTACGCTTAGAACCATCCTTCACAAGGTGATTGAAGAACTGCTTGGAGAGCAGGAGAAGGTAATCAGACAAGGTGAGCTGGAGCTGAAAATGATGCTGTACGAGCCTTTTGTCGAGAAGGAATGGGTCCGGTCGGCAGCCGTCGGTACCCTGGAGCCTTCGTACCGGAACAATTCCCATCTTCCGCCTTCGTATCATTACTGGCTTGACGGCAGGCATGCAAGCATCGGGATTGAGCTGATCCGCGATGACCGGGCCAGCTCCTTCTCGGTTTCGGACTGGAACCTGTTCCGCTTCGCGGTCAGTAACATTGCCTGTGAGGTCACGCGCAAGCATTACGCCAATATGGAGTACACTGAGCTGAACAGCTACCGGGCTTTGCTGATTATTCATCCGGAGGGAGAATGCACACAGCAGCTGGAAGAGCTGGCCACCCGGCTGGTCGATAGCATCCACTCCTATCTCCGGTTGATGGTCCGCATCGGTATAGGTGGTCTGAAGGATACGTGGACGAAAATCCCCGAATCGACAGAGGAGGCGTTCCGTGCCATGGATCACGGGGCGCTGCGGATCAGCCCGGCGTATGAGGTATACTGCTACCGGGAGAGCCACAGCAGCGGGCAGGACCGGGGTGTCCTTTTCCCGGTGAAATTCTCCTACAAGCTGGCCGCTGCGATGAAGGCTTCACAAGAGGCTGAGGCACAGCAGCTTGTATACGGATATATTACCGAGCTGCAAGCGCAGCAAGGGGTGTCCGCCAGCTACGTGCAGATGCTCGGCAGCGAGCTATGGGGCATTATCACCTACTCCCTGTATGAGTCGGGCTTCGTGCTCGATGATCTGTTCACCAATGACCAGATTGCACAGGAGATCGGCAACCTGGCCGTACCCGACCAGCTGGCAAGCTGGTTATCCGCCAAAATTACAGCGATCTGTGCCAGCCGTCAATGGAAGGGCAGCAGTAAGCACCGGCAGGTCGTTGATTTCATGACGAACTACATTCATGAGCATTACGCCGAGGAGCTTACGCTGGCTGATCTGTCGGATAAGGTGTTCATCTCCCGGAATCATTTGTCGATCATCTTCAAGAACATCACCGGGGAGACCTTCAACAACTACCTGACCCGGGTGAGAATTGAGAAGGCCAGGGAACTATTAATGGAGCGCAATATGCTGGTCTATGAAGTGGCGGAGCGGGTAGGCTACAAGAACATTCCTTATTTCAGCACGCTATTCAAGAAGATCACCGGCATGAATCCTACCGAGCTGATCAAATGA
- a CDS encoding sensor histidine kinase produces the protein MTNPFKKYRIDRLFFHSFAIIIILVIAVTAWTSYSNSSKALVQTTSHYQQRLLDELNNEITTRLDMIEQISLSTSRDNELTTFLLNRQDEFERYRKRISVESALGNLTYAIPLIQGIDLYMDQPMPSSGQSYIQFRNILDLDKQSWSKNLVKSDFAWSGEYSIPSVQGDIPVLSFARKIMNENDYLGVLVVHIKAKEIRALLTGNTSGSNRIMADSAGKQILSIGETLKQSEWSQWIDLKSNKSGYVHIPGDKDSGNTLLVYSRMDNSIWTLIEFTSWKQITASSLELAEWIGLIGIGAILLVLLLTHYLSRQFSKPIKQLVSAMKLYSVGGHKEELPSDYENEFGYLFSGYRKQTERIEELYLSLERRYEQQRKAEIEALQANINPHFLYNMLDQLNWMAIEAGQDELSRILELMGQMFRIGLSNGASFIMVSEELQHIQCYLEIQQLRWGDGLEYAIDVEPGLQEAYLPKLTLQPFVENSIVHGFNKQRSGHVSISFTKVEETLQIRIDDNGAGLKQPEVRPPGRHTGGYGIRNVRERIAGYFGNDYGVTLKEREEGGTRVEIVLPLLTEAPAQILTASLAAKEG, from the coding sequence TTGACCAATCCTTTTAAAAAGTACAGGATCGACCGTCTGTTTTTTCACAGCTTTGCCATTATAATTATTCTGGTGATAGCGGTTACGGCTTGGACCAGCTACAGCAATTCCTCCAAAGCCCTTGTGCAGACTACCTCCCACTATCAGCAGCGGCTGCTGGATGAATTGAACAATGAGATTACCACCCGGCTGGATATGATTGAGCAGATCTCACTGTCCACCTCCCGGGACAACGAGCTGACGACCTTTCTTTTGAACAGGCAGGATGAATTCGAGCGGTACCGCAAGCGTATAAGCGTTGAGAGTGCACTCGGCAATCTGACCTATGCCATTCCGTTAATCCAGGGGATTGACCTCTACATGGATCAGCCGATGCCGAGCAGCGGACAGAGCTATATTCAATTTCGCAATATCCTCGATCTGGATAAGCAGTCCTGGTCCAAGAATCTGGTGAAAAGCGATTTCGCCTGGTCGGGGGAATATTCCATCCCCAGTGTGCAGGGAGACATTCCGGTACTAAGCTTCGCCCGTAAAATCATGAACGAGAACGACTATCTCGGTGTGCTGGTCGTTCATATCAAGGCCAAGGAGATCCGTGCGCTGCTGACCGGCAATACCTCCGGGTCGAACCGGATCATGGCGGACAGCGCCGGCAAGCAGATTCTGAGCATCGGAGAGACGCTGAAGCAGAGCGAGTGGTCTCAATGGATCGACCTCAAGAGCAACAAATCCGGCTATGTCCATATTCCCGGCGATAAGGATTCCGGCAATACGCTGCTGGTCTACTCCAGAATGGATAATTCCATCTGGACGCTGATTGAGTTCACCTCCTGGAAGCAGATTACGGCAAGCAGTCTGGAACTGGCGGAATGGATCGGACTAATCGGGATTGGAGCGATTCTGCTGGTCCTGCTCCTGACGCATTATCTGAGCAGGCAATTCTCCAAGCCGATTAAGCAGCTTGTAAGCGCTATGAAATTGTATTCAGTCGGTGGGCACAAGGAGGAGCTGCCCAGCGACTATGAGAATGAATTCGGTTATTTATTCTCCGGCTACCGCAAGCAGACCGAGCGGATTGAGGAGCTGTATCTATCGCTGGAGCGGCGGTATGAGCAGCAGCGCAAAGCGGAGATAGAGGCCTTGCAGGCCAATATCAATCCCCATTTTCTCTACAATATGCTGGACCAGCTCAATTGGATGGCCATTGAGGCCGGACAGGATGAGCTGAGCCGGATTCTGGAGCTGATGGGCCAGATGTTCAGGATCGGCTTATCCAACGGGGCAAGCTTCATCATGGTATCGGAGGAATTGCAGCACATCCAGTGTTATCTCGAAATCCAGCAGCTCCGCTGGGGCGACGGCCTGGAGTACGCCATCGATGTGGAACCGGGGCTTCAGGAGGCCTATCTTCCCAAGCTGACCCTGCAGCCGTTCGTGGAGAATTCAATTGTACACGGCTTCAATAAGCAGCGCAGCGGACATGTCTCAATATCCTTTACTAAGGTAGAAGAGACGCTGCAGATCAGAATTGATGATAACGGGGCAGGCCTGAAGCAGCCGGAAGTGCGCCCGCCAGGGCGGCATACCGGCGGCTATGGCATACGGAATGTGCGGGAGAGGATTGCCGGATATTTCGGAAATGACTATGGGGTTACGCTGAAGGAACGTGAAGAGGGAGGGACCCGGGTAGAGATTGTTCTGCCGCTGCTCACAGAGGCTCCGGCACAGATACTGACTGCTTCTCTCGCTGCGAAGGAAGGCTGA
- a CDS encoding carbohydrate ABC transporter permease: MTTLNWKPALRHVFMILFSFLMVYPIVWWIGASLKDSTELSSPGIFPSVPQWENFTKGWKSVPGHTFTDFYLNTFGLEIMVLIATLLSCTLVAFGFARLDFPLKKFWFSILMLTLMMPGQVLIIPQYALFHQLGWVNTYLPFVVPHLLAGGAGGSFFVFLLIQFIRGVPKELDESAKIDGCSWFGIFWRVVMPLAFPAVVTVTIFCFLWNWDDFLGHLLYINTVDKYTVGLALRMINDSQSAAEWGQLLAMSLVSIVPATLVFTFLQKYFVDGIATTGIKG, translated from the coding sequence ATGACAACTTTGAATTGGAAGCCTGCACTCCGGCATGTGTTCATGATTCTCTTCAGCTTCCTCATGGTCTATCCGATTGTCTGGTGGATCGGAGCCTCGCTGAAGGACAGCACCGAGCTGAGTTCACCGGGAATCTTCCCGTCCGTCCCGCAATGGGAGAACTTCACCAAAGGCTGGAAATCGGTTCCCGGACATACGTTCACTGATTTCTATCTTAACACCTTCGGCCTTGAGATTATGGTGCTGATCGCAACCCTGTTATCCTGCACGCTGGTTGCTTTCGGATTTGCCAGACTGGATTTTCCTCTTAAGAAATTCTGGTTCTCGATTCTGATGCTGACACTGATGATGCCGGGCCAGGTGCTGATTATTCCCCAGTACGCCTTGTTCCATCAGCTGGGCTGGGTCAACACGTATTTGCCGTTTGTCGTTCCCCATCTGCTGGCGGGAGGGGCCGGCGGGAGCTTCTTCGTCTTCCTGCTGATCCAGTTTATCCGCGGCGTGCCCAAGGAGCTGGATGAATCGGCCAAAATCGACGGCTGCTCCTGGTTCGGGATTTTCTGGAGAGTGGTCATGCCACTGGCCTTCCCGGCGGTCGTTACGGTGACCATCTTCTGCTTCCTGTGGAACTGGGATGACTTCCTGGGACATCTCCTGTACATCAACACGGTAGACAAGTACACGGTGGGTCTGGCGCTGCGCATGATCAATGACTCCCAGTCTGCAGCCGAGTGGGGCCAGCTTCTGGCTATGTCGCTGGTCTCTATAGTTCCGGCAACGCTTGTATTCACCTTCCTGCAAAAGTATTTCGTAGACGGGATTGCGACAACAGGCATAAAGGGATAA